In Nostoc edaphicum CCNP1411, the sequence AAAAGTTAAATACGCTTCCATACCAGAGAAGGTAATTCAGGAATTAGATGAATACGAACAACTTCTTCAAGATGCTATAGTTTTTTTAGCAGATGGCAGCCTGACGATTTTTGGTAAAGGCTTTCGGAGTTTTATCGAAAAGGAAATGCAATTTGAACTTGGTTCATTAAGTAGAGAAACTTACCAAGTCCTGCCACAATTATTTTCTCAATATAAATTAGAAGATGACCTAGAATCTATTGAAAATATAGAAGACTTTCGTAAATTAGTAGAACACCTAGAAAATCTTGGTTTCCTATCTCCTGCGACAGGTTCAATAGATTGGGGTGACTTGAAAAAAGCAGTTCCCATTTGTCAAGCATTTGGATTGACAAGAGGTAAACCCGTTGATAGATACTATCTGAGCAAATTTCTTGAAGAAATTCAAACCCAAATCGGGGGTAATATCTTAGAAATAGGAGGAACACCAAAAGATAAAGATTTTTATAAAATTAATCAAGGCGCATCATATCAAATTCTCAACTTAGAAGCAGGCCCAGGAATAGATATAGTTGGGGATGCTCACGATGTATCCGTTATCAAACCAGAATCTCTTGATTCAGTGATAATTTTTAACGTCTTAGAACACTGTTATGCTCCCTGGGTGGTAGTGGAAAACATTTACACTTGGCTAAAACCCGGTGGTAAATGTTTTGCGATGGTTCCAAGTGCGATTAGAGTTCATGCTACTCCTGTTGATTATTGGCGTCCTTTACCTGATGCTTTCGCCTGGATGTTTAGAAACTTTTCACAACAGAAGTTGTATGTCTATGGCAATCCTACCACTGTCATAGCTAGTTATCACGGAATAGCCGTAGAAGAACTAACATCTGAAGAACTAGACGCTTATCATCCAGATTATCCTGTCGCAACTTGTATTTTGGCTGAAAAGTAAATTTAAAAGTGTGAGGAGAAATTAAATTATTTATTTATGAAAATTGCTCTTGTCGCTTGGGGTTATATTCCTAAACCTCCCCTATCACATTCTGTTTTAACTGTGATAAATGAATACAAAAACTTTTTAGAAAAAATTGGACATCAAGCCGATATCATAAACGAGAAAGATGTTAACGAAGTCATAGAATACATTAATAATAATAATTATGATTTTGTGCATTTACACGCCTACAGTTTTGTGAGTGAATTTAATCGGAACCTTAAACAGAAGTATTGTTTTACCTGTCATGATGGTTATTTGTTTAAAACAGATAAATGGAATGAAGAATTTAGAGAAGCATATCAACATTATTT encodes:
- a CDS encoding class I SAM-dependent methyltransferase, whose product is MPKQYVPNVFLKIEDSQLYAIFAWSQRTAEIVISKSWLTILEIFVHEHSLENAYQIFQKVKYASIPEKVIQELDEYEQLLQDAIVFLADGSLTIFGKGFRSFIEKEMQFELGSLSRETYQVLPQLFSQYKLEDDLESIENIEDFRKLVEHLENLGFLSPATGSIDWGDLKKAVPICQAFGLTRGKPVDRYYLSKFLEEIQTQIGGNILEIGGTPKDKDFYKINQGASYQILNLEAGPGIDIVGDAHDVSVIKPESLDSVIIFNVLEHCYAPWVVVENIYTWLKPGGKCFAMVPSAIRVHATPVDYWRPLPDAFAWMFRNFSQQKLYVYGNPTTVIASYHGIAVEELTSEELDAYHPDYPVATCILAEK